In the Pseudomonas orientalis genome, one interval contains:
- a CDS encoding ABC transporter permease subunit: MNMKKFKRRLDRIVPSGKQVVIGIPFLWLFLFFALPFFIVLKISFAEADVAIPPYTEIYTYVEQKLQVVLNLANYSLLAGDELYIAAYLGSLKMAFFSTLLCLLIGYPMAYAIATARKEMQTVLVLLIMMPTWTAILIRVYAWMGILSNNGLLNGFLMSMGLISEPLQILNTNIAVYIGVVYSYLPFMILPLYANLVKHDQSLLEAASDLGSSTFNSFWKITVPLSKNGIIAGCMLVFIPVVGEFVIPELLGGPETLMIGKVLWQEFFNNRDWPVASALAVVMLAILIVPIILFNRSQAKELEGKI; this comes from the coding sequence ATGAACATGAAGAAATTCAAGCGGCGCTTGGATCGCATCGTGCCCAGTGGCAAGCAGGTGGTCATCGGGATTCCCTTCCTCTGGCTGTTCCTGTTTTTCGCACTGCCGTTTTTCATCGTATTGAAAATCAGCTTTGCCGAAGCCGACGTGGCGATCCCGCCCTACACCGAGATCTACACCTACGTTGAGCAGAAGCTGCAAGTGGTGCTGAACCTGGCCAACTACAGCTTGCTGGCGGGCGACGAGTTGTACATCGCCGCGTACCTGGGCTCGTTGAAGATGGCATTCTTCAGCACGCTGCTGTGCCTGCTGATCGGCTATCCGATGGCCTACGCCATTGCCACCGCACGCAAAGAAATGCAAACCGTGCTGGTGCTGCTGATCATGATGCCGACCTGGACCGCAATCCTGATCCGCGTCTATGCGTGGATGGGCATCCTCAGCAACAACGGCTTGCTCAACGGCTTTTTGATGTCGATGGGGCTGATCAGCGAACCGCTGCAGATCCTTAACACCAACATCGCGGTGTATATCGGCGTGGTCTATTCCTACCTGCCGTTCATGATCCTGCCGTTGTACGCCAACCTGGTGAAGCATGACCAGAGCCTGCTGGAAGCGGCATCTGACCTGGGTTCGAGCACCTTCAACAGCTTCTGGAAAATCACCGTGCCGTTGTCCAAGAACGGCATCATCGCCGGCTGCATGCTGGTGTTTATCCCGGTGGTGGGCGAGTTCGTGATCCCGGAACTGCTCGGCGGCCCGGAAACTCTGATGATCGGTAAGGTGTTGTGGCAAGAGTTCTTCAACAACCGTGACTGGCCGGTGGCGTCTGCCCTTGCGGTGGTGATGCTGGCGATCCTGATCGTGCCGATCATCCTGTTCAACCGCAGCCAGGCCAAAGAGCTGGAGGGCAAGATATGA
- a CDS encoding ABC transporter ATP-binding protein — protein MAVASGAYKKALEGDQTPKKVLVKIDRVTKKFDETIAVDDVSLEIKKGEIFALLGGSGSGKSTLLRMLAGFERPTEGRIYLDGVDITDMPPYERPINMMFQSYALFPHMTVAQNIAFGLQQDKIPKAEVDARVAEMLKLVQMSQYAKRKPHQLSGGQRQRVALARSLAKRPKLLLLDEPMGALDKKLRSQMQLELVEIIERVGVTCVMVTHDQEEAMTMAERIAIMHLGWIAQIGSPIDIYETPTSRLVCEFIGNVNIFDTQVVDDAEGHAVLKCPDLDRDIYVGYGIATSVEDKSVTYAIRPEKLLVTTQMPTCEHNWSSGKVHDIAYLGGHSVFYVELPSGKLVQSFVANAERRGQRPTWGDQVYVWWEDDSGVVLRS, from the coding sequence ATGGCAGTTGCCTCCGGCGCCTACAAGAAAGCCCTCGAGGGCGACCAGACACCGAAAAAGGTGCTGGTCAAAATCGACCGGGTCACGAAGAAGTTCGACGAGACGATTGCCGTGGACGATGTGTCCCTGGAAATCAAGAAAGGCGAGATTTTCGCCCTGCTCGGCGGTTCGGGTTCGGGCAAGTCCACCCTGCTGCGCATGCTCGCAGGCTTCGAGCGCCCGACTGAAGGCCGCATCTACCTCGACGGAGTGGACATCACCGACATGCCGCCCTACGAGCGGCCGATTAACATGATGTTCCAGTCCTACGCACTGTTCCCGCACATGACCGTGGCGCAGAACATCGCGTTCGGCCTGCAACAGGACAAGATCCCCAAGGCCGAGGTCGACGCCCGCGTGGCCGAGATGCTCAAGCTGGTGCAGATGAGCCAGTACGCCAAGCGCAAGCCGCACCAACTGTCCGGCGGCCAGCGCCAGCGTGTGGCCCTGGCCCGTTCCCTGGCCAAGCGCCCGAAACTGCTGCTGCTCGATGAGCCGATGGGGGCGCTGGACAAGAAGCTGCGTTCGCAGATGCAGCTGGAGCTGGTGGAGATCATCGAACGCGTCGGCGTGACCTGCGTGATGGTGACCCACGACCAGGAAGAGGCCATGACCATGGCCGAGCGCATCGCGATCATGCACCTGGGCTGGATCGCCCAGATCGGCAGCCCGATCGACATCTACGAAACCCCTACCAGCCGCCTGGTGTGCGAGTTCATCGGCAACGTCAACATCTTCGACACTCAGGTGGTGGACGACGCCGAAGGCCACGCCGTGCTCAAGTGCCCGGACCTGGACCGCGATATCTACGTCGGCTACGGCATCGCCACTTCGGTGGAAGACAAGTCGGTGACCTACGCGATTCGCCCGGAAAAACTGCTGGTCACCACCCAAATGCCGACCTGCGAGCACAACTGGTCCAGCGGCAAGGTGCACGACATCGCCTACCTGGGCGGCCACTCGGTGTTCTACGTGGAACTGCCGAGCGGCAAGCTGGTGCAGTCTTTCGTAGCCAATGCCGAGCGTCGTGGCCAGCGCCCCACCTGGGGTGACCAGGTCTACGTATGGTGGGAAGACGACAGCGGCGTGGTACTTCGCTCATGA
- a CDS encoding polyamine ABC transporter substrate-binding protein — translation MPISLFRKALLVGAGITLAVSVQAAPTVHVYNWSDYIGPDTLANFEKATGIKPVYDVFDSNETLEGKLLAGRTGYDVVVPSNHFLGKQIKAGAFQKLDKSLLTNYANLDPALLKRLEKNDPGNAYAVPYLWGTNGIGYNVDKVKEVLGVDHIDSWAVLFEPENMKKLASCGVSFMDSADEMLPAVLNYMGLDPNSTNPADYKKAEEKLLKVRPYVTYFHSSKYISDLANGNICVAAGFSGDVFQAKARAAEAGKGVNIAYAIPKEGGNLWFDVLAIPKDAANVKEAHAFINYLLQPEVIAQVSDYVGYANPNPGSDTLMEQSIRTDAAVYPPQAVLDRTFVNFELPPKVQRLMTRSWTKVKTGK, via the coding sequence TTGCCAATTTCTTTATTTCGCAAAGCCTTGCTGGTGGGTGCAGGGATCACGCTGGCTGTCAGCGTGCAGGCCGCACCGACTGTGCATGTTTATAACTGGTCGGATTACATCGGCCCCGACACACTGGCCAATTTCGAAAAGGCCACCGGCATCAAGCCCGTGTATGACGTGTTCGATTCCAACGAAACCCTGGAAGGCAAGCTGCTCGCCGGGCGTACCGGCTACGACGTGGTGGTGCCGTCCAACCACTTCCTGGGCAAGCAGATCAAGGCCGGGGCGTTCCAGAAGCTCGATAAGTCATTGCTGACGAACTACGCCAACCTCGACCCGGCGTTGCTCAAGCGCCTGGAAAAGAACGACCCGGGCAATGCGTACGCCGTGCCGTACCTGTGGGGCACCAATGGCATCGGCTACAACGTCGATAAAGTGAAGGAAGTGCTGGGTGTCGACCATATCGATTCCTGGGCCGTGCTGTTCGAGCCGGAAAACATGAAGAAACTCGCCAGCTGCGGTGTTTCATTCATGGATTCGGCGGATGAAATGCTGCCCGCAGTCCTCAACTACATGGGCCTGGACCCGAACAGTACCAACCCGGCCGACTACAAGAAGGCCGAAGAAAAACTGCTGAAAGTACGTCCCTACGTGACCTACTTCCATTCCTCCAAATACATCTCGGACCTGGCCAACGGCAATATCTGCGTGGCCGCCGGTTTTTCCGGCGATGTGTTCCAGGCCAAGGCCCGCGCGGCCGAGGCGGGCAAAGGCGTGAATATCGCCTACGCGATTCCCAAGGAAGGCGGCAACCTGTGGTTTGACGTGCTGGCGATTCCCAAGGACGCCGCCAACGTCAAGGAAGCCCACGCGTTCATCAACTATTTGCTGCAGCCTGAGGTGATCGCCCAGGTCAGTGATTACGTCGGTTACGCCAACCCCAACCCCGGGTCGGACACGCTGATGGAGCAATCGATACGCACCGACGCAGCGGTTTACCCACCGCAGGCGGTACTCGACCGGACATTCGTCAACTTCGAGTTGCCCCCGAAAGTGCAACGTTTGATGACCCGTAGCTGGACCAAGGTCAAGACGGGCAAGTAA
- a CDS encoding polyamine ABC transporter substrate-binding protein has protein sequence MKNAGKTLLALSLMGAMAGAAQADNKVLHVYNWSDYIAPDTIANFEKESGIKVVYDVFDSNETLEAKLLAGKSGYDIVVPSNNFLAKQIKAGVYQELDRSKLPEYSNLNKSLLKAVSVSDPDNKHAFPYMWGSIGIGYNPEKVKAALGVDKIDSWDVLMKPENIAKLKSCGVSFLDSPTEMLPIALHYLGLPTDTQKKADLKQAEDLFLKIRPSIGYFHSSKYISDLANGNICVAVGYSGDIQQAKSRAAEAGGKVKVAYDIPKEGAGSFFDMVAIPKDAENVDAAYAFMNYLLKPEVMASITNSVRFPNGNEKATALVDKDITSDPGIYPPADVQAKLYAIADLPAATQREMTRSWTKIKSGK, from the coding sequence TTGAAAAACGCTGGCAAGACCCTCCTCGCCTTGTCCCTGATGGGCGCAATGGCGGGCGCGGCCCAGGCGGACAATAAAGTGCTGCACGTCTACAACTGGTCCGACTACATCGCACCGGACACCATCGCCAACTTCGAAAAAGAGTCGGGCATCAAGGTGGTGTACGACGTTTTCGACAGCAACGAGACCCTGGAAGCCAAGTTGCTGGCAGGCAAGTCCGGCTATGACATCGTCGTACCGTCGAACAACTTCCTCGCCAAGCAGATCAAGGCCGGCGTCTACCAGGAGCTGGACAGGTCCAAGCTGCCTGAGTACAGCAACCTGAACAAATCCCTGCTCAAGGCCGTGTCGGTCAGTGACCCGGACAACAAGCACGCGTTCCCGTACATGTGGGGCTCCATCGGTATCGGCTACAACCCGGAGAAGGTCAAGGCCGCGCTGGGCGTGGACAAGATCGACTCGTGGGACGTGCTGATGAAGCCGGAAAACATCGCCAAGCTGAAAAGCTGCGGCGTGAGCTTCCTCGACTCGCCGACCGAAATGCTGCCGATCGCGCTGCATTACCTGGGCCTGCCGACCGACACCCAGAAAAAAGCCGATCTCAAGCAAGCCGAAGACCTGTTCCTGAAAATCCGTCCTTCGATTGGCTACTTCCACTCGTCCAAGTACATCTCGGACCTGGCCAACGGCAACATCTGCGTGGCCGTGGGTTACTCGGGGGACATCCAGCAGGCCAAGTCCCGTGCGGCTGAAGCCGGTGGCAAGGTCAAGGTGGCCTACGACATTCCGAAAGAAGGTGCCGGCAGCTTCTTCGACATGGTCGCCATCCCGAAAGATGCTGAAAACGTCGATGCCGCCTACGCGTTCATGAACTACCTGCTCAAGCCGGAAGTGATGGCTTCGATCACCAACAGCGTGCGCTTCCCGAACGGTAACGAGAAAGCCACCGCACTGGTCGACAAAGACATCACCAGCGACCCGGGCATCTACCCACCAGCGGACGTGCAGGCCAAGCTCTACGCCATTGCCGACCTGCCGGCTGCAACCCAGCGTGAAATGACACGCAGCTGGACCAAGATCAAATCCGGCAAGTAA
- a CDS encoding aspartate aminotransferase family protein, translated as MSSNNPQTREWQALSNDHHLAPFSDFKQLKEKGPRIITKAHGVYLWDSEGNKILDGMAGLWCVAIGYGRDELADAAARQMKELPYYNLFFQTAHPPVLELAKVISDVAPAGMNHVFFTGSGSEGNDTMLRMVRHYWAIKGQPNKKTIISRKNGYHGSTVAGASLGGMTYMHEQGDLPIPGITHIAQPYWFGEGGDMSPDEFGIWAANQLEEKILELGVDNVGAFIAEPIQGAGGVIVPPETYWPRIKEILAKYDILFVADEVICGFGRTGQWFGSDFYDLKPHMMTIAKGLTSGYVPMGGLIVHDDVVAVLNEGGDFNHGFTYSGHPVAAAVALENIRILRDEKIVSRVHEETAPYLQKRLRELADHPLVGEVRGVGMLGAIELVQDKATRKRHEGKGAGMICRTFCFENGLIMRAVGDTMIISPPLVISKAEIDELVTKARQCLDLTLAALQD; from the coding sequence ATGTCCAGCAACAACCCGCAAACCCGTGAATGGCAAGCCTTGAGCAATGATCACCACCTCGCGCCGTTCAGCGACTTCAAGCAATTGAAAGAGAAAGGCCCAAGGATCATCACCAAAGCCCACGGCGTTTACCTGTGGGACAGCGAAGGCAACAAGATCCTCGACGGCATGGCCGGCCTGTGGTGCGTGGCGATCGGTTACGGTCGCGATGAACTGGCTGACGCCGCCGCCAGACAGATGAAAGAACTGCCGTACTACAACCTGTTCTTCCAGACCGCTCACCCGCCGGTACTCGAACTGGCCAAAGTCATTTCCGACGTCGCACCGGCCGGCATGAACCACGTGTTCTTCACCGGTTCCGGCTCCGAAGGCAACGACACCATGTTGCGCATGGTCCGCCACTACTGGGCGATCAAGGGCCAGCCCAACAAAAAAACCATCATCAGCCGCAAGAACGGCTACCACGGCTCCACCGTGGCCGGCGCCAGCCTGGGCGGCATGACCTATATGCATGAACAGGGCGACCTGCCGATTCCAGGCATCACCCACATCGCCCAGCCTTACTGGTTTGGCGAAGGCGGCGACATGAGCCCCGACGAGTTCGGCATCTGGGCGGCCAACCAGCTGGAAGAGAAGATCCTGGAACTGGGCGTGGACAACGTCGGTGCCTTTATTGCCGAGCCGATCCAGGGCGCCGGTGGGGTGATCGTGCCGCCTGAGACTTACTGGCCGCGCATCAAGGAAATCCTTGCCAAGTACGACATCCTGTTTGTCGCCGACGAAGTGATCTGCGGCTTCGGCCGTACCGGCCAGTGGTTCGGCAGCGATTTCTACGACCTCAAGCCCCACATGATGACCATCGCCAAGGGCCTGACTTCCGGCTACGTCCCCATGGGCGGCCTGATCGTGCACGACGACGTGGTGGCCGTGCTCAACGAAGGCGGCGATTTCAACCACGGTTTCACCTATTCCGGGCACCCGGTGGCGGCGGCGGTGGCTTTGGAAAACATCCGCATCCTGCGCGATGAAAAAATCGTCAGCCGCGTGCATGAAGAAACGGCACCGTATTTGCAGAAACGTCTGCGGGAACTGGCGGACCATCCACTGGTGGGCGAGGTGCGCGGGGTGGGCATGCTCGGTGCAATCGAGCTGGTGCAGGACAAGGCCACGCGCAAGCGTCATGAAGGGAAGGGCGCCGGCATGATTTGCCGAACCTTCTGCTTCGAGAATGGCCTGATCATGCGCGCCGTGGGCGATACCATGATCATTTCGCCGCCGCTGGTGATCAGCAAGGCGGAAATCGACGAGCTGGTGACCAAGGCCCGCCAGTGCCTGGACCTGACGTTGGCGGCATTGCAGGACTGA
- a CDS encoding glutamine synthetase family protein, with product MSNNLDQLTDWLKDHKITEVECMIGDLTGITRGKISPTNKFIAEKGMRLPESVLLQTVTGDYVEDDIYYELLDPADIDMICRPDQNAVFLVPWAIEPTAQVIHDTYDKQGNPIELSPRNVLKKVLKLYADRGWQPIVAPEMEFYLTKRCEDPDFPLQPPIGRSGRPETGRQSFSIEAANEFDPLFEDVYDWCELQELDLDTLIHEDGTAQMEINFRHGDALSLADQILVFKRTMREAALKHNVAATFMAKPMTGEPGSAMHLHQSIIDIATGKNVFSNEDGSMSQLFLNHIGGLQKFIPELLPLFAPNVNSFRRFLPDTSAPVNVEWGEENRTVGLRVPDAGPQNRRVENRLPGADANPYLAIAASLLCGYIGMVEGHNPSAPVVGRGYERRNLRLPLTIEDALERMENSKTIEKYLGQKFITGYVAVKRAEHENFKRVISSWEREFLLFAV from the coding sequence ATGAGTAACAACCTCGACCAGCTCACCGATTGGTTGAAAGACCATAAGATCACAGAAGTCGAATGCATGATTGGCGACCTCACCGGTATCACCCGGGGCAAGATCTCGCCGACCAACAAGTTCATCGCAGAAAAAGGTATGCGCCTGCCCGAGAGCGTTCTGTTGCAGACCGTGACCGGGGACTATGTCGAAGACGACATCTATTACGAATTGCTCGACCCGGCCGACATCGACATGATCTGCCGCCCCGACCAGAACGCGGTATTCCTGGTGCCCTGGGCCATCGAGCCGACCGCCCAGGTGATTCACGACACCTACGACAAGCAAGGCAACCCGATCGAGCTGTCGCCGCGCAACGTACTCAAGAAAGTCCTCAAGCTCTACGCCGACCGCGGCTGGCAGCCCATCGTGGCGCCGGAGATGGAGTTCTACCTGACCAAGCGCTGCGAAGACCCGGACTTCCCGCTGCAGCCGCCGATTGGCCGTTCCGGTCGCCCGGAAACCGGTCGCCAGTCATTTTCCATAGAAGCCGCCAACGAATTCGACCCGCTGTTCGAAGACGTCTACGACTGGTGCGAACTGCAGGAGCTGGACCTCGATACATTGATCCACGAAGACGGCACCGCACAGATGGAAATCAACTTCCGTCACGGCGATGCGCTGTCCCTGGCCGACCAGATCCTGGTGTTCAAGCGCACCATGCGTGAAGCCGCGCTCAAGCACAACGTGGCCGCCACCTTCATGGCCAAGCCCATGACCGGCGAGCCCGGCAGTGCGATGCATCTGCACCAGAGCATCATTGACATCGCCACCGGCAAGAACGTCTTCTCCAACGAAGACGGGAGCATGAGCCAGCTGTTCCTCAACCACATTGGCGGCCTGCAGAAATTCATTCCTGAATTGCTGCCTTTATTCGCCCCCAACGTGAATTCATTCCGCCGCTTCCTGCCCGACACCTCGGCGCCGGTGAACGTGGAATGGGGTGAGGAAAACCGCACCGTGGGCCTGCGCGTACCGGATGCCGGCCCGCAGAACCGCCGCGTGGAAAACCGTTTGCCGGGCGCCGATGCCAACCCGTACCTGGCGATTGCCGCCAGCTTGCTGTGCGGCTATATCGGCATGGTCGAAGGCCATAACCCGAGCGCACCTGTGGTGGGCCGTGGCTACGAGCGGCGCAACCTGCGTCTGCCGTTGACCATCGAAGATGCGCTGGAACGCATGGAAAACAGCAAGACCATCGAAAAATACCTGGGTCAGAAATTCATCACAGGCTACGTCGCGGTCAAGCGGGCCGAGCATGAAAACTTCAAGCGCGTGATCAGTTCGTGGGAGCGGGAATTCCTGCTCTTTGCCGTCTGA
- a CDS encoding glutamine synthetase family protein, translating to MSVPPRAVQLNEANAFLKDHPEVLYVDLLIADMNGVVRGKRIERTSLHKVYEKGINLPASLFALDINGSTVESTGLGLDIGDADRICYPIPDTLCNEPWQKRPTAQLLMTMHELEGEPFFADPREVLRQVVSKFDDMGLTICAAFELEFYLIDQENVNGRPQPPRSPISGKRPHSTQVYLIDDLDEYVDCLQDILEGAKEQGIPADAIVKESAPAQFEVNLHHVADPIKACDYAVLLKRLIKNIAYDHEMDTTFMAKPYPGQAGNGLHVHISILDKDGKNIFASEDPEQNAALRHAIGGVLETLPAQMAFLCPNVNSYRRFGAQFYVPNSPCWGLDNRTVAIRVPTGSSDAVRIEHRVAGADANPYLLMASVLAGVHHGLTNKIEPGAPVEGNSYEQNEQSLPNNLRDALRELDDSEVMAKYIDPKYIDIFVACKESELEEFEHSISDLEYNWYLHTV from the coding sequence ATGTCGGTACCCCCGCGTGCCGTTCAGCTTAACGAAGCGAACGCGTTCCTTAAGGATCATCCTGAGGTTCTGTACGTAGACCTTCTAATTGCGGATATGAATGGTGTGGTGCGCGGCAAGCGCATCGAACGCACCAGCCTCCACAAGGTTTACGAGAAGGGCATTAACCTGCCTGCCTCTTTATTTGCCCTGGATATCAACGGCTCTACGGTGGAAAGCACCGGCCTGGGCCTGGACATCGGTGATGCTGACCGAATCTGTTATCCAATCCCCGACACCCTGTGCAATGAGCCCTGGCAAAAGCGCCCAACCGCGCAACTGCTGATGACCATGCACGAACTGGAGGGTGAACCCTTCTTCGCCGACCCTCGCGAAGTACTGCGCCAAGTCGTGAGCAAGTTCGACGACATGGGCCTGACCATCTGCGCCGCCTTCGAGCTTGAGTTCTACCTGATCGACCAGGAGAACGTGAACGGCCGCCCACAACCGCCGCGCTCGCCGATCTCCGGCAAACGCCCGCACTCGACACAGGTCTACCTGATCGACGACCTCGACGAATACGTCGACTGCCTCCAGGACATCCTGGAAGGTGCCAAAGAGCAAGGCATCCCGGCCGATGCCATCGTCAAGGAAAGTGCCCCGGCGCAGTTCGAAGTGAACCTGCACCACGTCGCCGACCCGATCAAGGCCTGCGACTACGCGGTACTGCTCAAGCGCCTGATCAAGAACATCGCCTACGACCATGAGATGGACACCACCTTCATGGCCAAGCCTTACCCAGGCCAGGCAGGCAATGGTTTGCACGTACACATCTCCATTCTGGACAAGGACGGCAAGAACATTTTTGCCAGCGAGGATCCCGAGCAGAACGCCGCATTGCGTCACGCGATCGGCGGTGTGCTCGAGACCCTGCCCGCCCAGATGGCGTTCCTGTGCCCTAACGTGAACTCCTACCGTCGTTTCGGTGCTCAGTTCTATGTACCGAACTCACCGTGCTGGGGCCTGGATAACCGCACCGTGGCGATTCGCGTACCGACCGGCTCGTCCGATGCCGTACGTATCGAACACCGCGTGGCCGGCGCCGATGCCAACCCTTACCTGCTGATGGCCTCGGTCCTGGCAGGCGTGCACCACGGTCTGACCAACAAGATCGAACCTGGCGCACCGGTGGAAGGCAACAGCTACGAGCAGAACGAACAAAGCCTGCCGAACAACCTGCGTGATGCACTGCGCGAGTTGGACGACAGCGAGGTAATGGCCAAGTACATCGATCCTAAATACATCGATATCTTTGTGGCCTGTAAGGAAAGTGAGCTGGAGGAGTTCGAACACTCCATCTCCGACCTTGAGTACAACTGGTATCTGCATACCGTGTAA
- a CDS encoding TetR/AcrR family transcriptional regulator, which produces MTTRPAAPRKPRARSQARIDAILDAARVLLAADGVAGLSIYSVAERAQIPPSSVYHFFASVPALLEALTADVHAAFRAAIQAPIEHDSLKTWRDLSCIVEQRMLAIYSHDAAARQLILAQHGLTEVTQADRQHDLELGDLMLEVFNRHFEVPTLPSDVDVFALALELSDRVYARSVHQHGLITSRMAEEGMRVFDAYVGLYLPAYLPKR; this is translated from the coding sequence ATGACAACCCGCCCCGCCGCCCCTCGCAAACCCCGCGCCCGCAGCCAGGCCCGGATCGACGCGATCCTGGACGCCGCCCGCGTCTTGCTGGCAGCCGACGGCGTGGCCGGTTTATCGATCTACAGCGTGGCCGAACGGGCGCAGATCCCGCCATCGTCGGTGTACCACTTTTTCGCCAGCGTGCCGGCACTGCTGGAAGCGTTGACCGCCGATGTGCACGCGGCCTTTCGCGCGGCCATTCAGGCGCCCATCGAACACGACTCGCTCAAGACCTGGCGTGACCTGTCCTGCATCGTCGAGCAGCGCATGCTCGCGATCTACAGCCATGACGCCGCCGCGCGCCAGTTGATCCTGGCACAGCACGGGTTGACTGAAGTGACGCAGGCCGATCGTCAGCACGATCTGGAATTGGGCGACTTGATGTTGGAGGTGTTCAACCGCCACTTCGAAGTGCCGACGCTACCGAGCGATGTGGACGTGTTCGCCCTGGCCCTTGAATTGAGCGACCGCGTGTATGCGCGCTCGGTGCATCAGCATGGGCTGATTACGTCGCGCATGGCGGAGGAAGGGATGCGGGTGTTTGATGCGTATGTGGGGCTTTATCTGCCTGCGTATTTGCCCAAGCGCTGA
- a CDS encoding TOBE domain-containing protein has product MTIKAINVRNQFKGTIKEIVVGDVLSEIDVQTASGIVTSVITTRSVKELELVIGSEVIAFVKSTEVSIAKL; this is encoded by the coding sequence ATGACTATCAAAGCCATCAATGTGCGTAACCAGTTCAAGGGCACCATCAAGGAAATCGTAGTGGGCGATGTGTTGTCGGAGATCGATGTGCAGACGGCCTCGGGTATTGTCACCTCGGTGATCACCACGCGCTCGGTGAAAGAGCTTGAGCTGGTGATTGGCAGCGAGGTGATTGCCTTTGTGAAATCGACTGAGGTGTCGATTGCCAAGCTGTGA
- the ssuB gene encoding aliphatic sulfonates ABC transporter ATP-binding protein, with protein sequence MTAQQPPRLLKGIPLAVRKLRKSFGAREVLKEIDLHIPAGQFVAVVGRSGCGKSTLLRLLAGLDKASGGELLAGSAPLHEAIEDTRLMFQEARLLPWKKIIDNVGLGLKGNWRPRALQALEAVGLAERADEWPAALSGGQKQRVALARALIHQPRLLLLDEPLGALDALTRIEMQQLIENLWQKHGFTVLLVTHDVSEAVAIADRVILIEDGEIGLDLNVDLPRPRARGSHRLAALEAEVLNRVLSLPGSPPEPEPVSPLPTQLRWAQ encoded by the coding sequence ATGACGGCTCAACAACCCCCGCGCCTGCTCAAGGGTATTCCCCTGGCGGTGCGCAAATTGCGCAAGTCCTTTGGCGCTCGCGAAGTGCTCAAGGAAATCGACCTGCATATTCCCGCCGGCCAGTTCGTGGCCGTGGTCGGCCGCAGCGGTTGCGGTAAAAGTACCTTGCTGCGCCTGCTGGCGGGCCTGGATAAAGCCAGTGGCGGCGAGCTGCTGGCGGGCTCCGCGCCGCTGCACGAGGCGATCGAAGACACGCGGTTGATGTTCCAGGAAGCGCGCCTGTTGCCGTGGAAGAAGATCATCGACAACGTCGGCCTGGGCCTCAAGGGCAACTGGCGCCCCAGGGCGTTGCAAGCGCTGGAGGCGGTGGGCCTGGCCGAGCGTGCCGATGAGTGGCCGGCGGCCTTGTCCGGTGGGCAGAAGCAGCGCGTCGCCCTGGCGCGCGCCTTGATTCACCAGCCGCGCCTGCTGTTGCTCGACGAGCCATTGGGCGCGCTGGATGCCTTGACCCGTATCGAGATGCAGCAACTGATCGAAAACCTCTGGCAGAAGCACGGCTTCACCGTGTTGCTGGTCACCCATGACGTCAGCGAAGCCGTGGCCATTGCCGACCGGGTGATCCTGATCGAAGACGGCGAAATCGGCCTCGACCTGAACGTCGACCTGCCACGCCCGCGTGCCCGGGGCTCACATCGCCTGGCTGCGCTGGAGGCCGAAGTGCTCAATCGCGTGCTGTCACTGCCCGGCTCACCGCCGGAACCCGAACCTGTTTCACCGCTGCCGACGCAATTGCGTTGGGCTCAATAA